The Streptomyces sp. A2-16 sequence GTCGACCTTGACCACCGCGTGGTTGGCCCAGTGCTCGATGTCGATGTGCAGCAGACGCTCCAGATCGAGGATCTGCTGACCGTGCTTCTCCGCGGTGGCCCGCCCCGCCGAGTTGCTGCCCCCGGTCGCCGCGAGTCTGACCTGCTGGTAGGCGGCGTAGGTGACACGAATCAGCAGCAGTTCGAGGAGCAGGTTCGGCCGGGTCAGCACCCGCCGCAGGAACGGCAGCAACGGCACGCGCCGGAACCTCGTCGGCACCGGAGCGGCGTACCGCGTGGGGATCGGCGTCCGGTAGTACGGCGAGGTCCGCGGCAGGAAGGGAATCACCGTGGCGGCGGCGAGCGCGGCCAGCAGCACCATGTTGTCGCGCAGCGGGTACAGCGCCGCGATGTGCGGCAGCAGCATGCCTGCCGGCAGGGTCATCACCACGACGACGGCGACCGGCCACACATACCGGTCGGAGGCCCGCTTGCCGACCCGCCCGACGACCGCGAGCAGCACCCACAGCAGCTGGTGCTGCCAGGTGGTCGGCGACACGGCGATCGCCGCGCACCCGGTGATCGCGACGGCGAGCAGCAGCTGGCCGTCGCGCGCGTAGCGCACGGCCCGGCGCACGCCCAGCGCGGCGACGGCCGCCCCGAGGGCCAGGAAGAGGGAGATCTCCGGCGGCCCCGTCATGCCCAGGCGCAGCAGCAGGCCGTGCAGGGACTGGTTGGCGAGGTCGTCGGCGGCGCCGCCCAGGCCGGTGCCGGCGATGTGGTGCACCCAGTAGGTGTACGAGTCGTGCGGCAGCGCGGCCCAGGCGAGCGCGGTGCTCCCGGCGAAGGTCGCGCCCGCGGTCAGGGCGGCCCGGCGGCGGCCGGTGAACCAGAGCAGGGGCGCGAAGAGCAGGACCGTGGGCTGGAGGGCGGCGGCGAGACCGACGAGCAGGCCGCCGACCCGCTCCTCCCGTACGGCGAAGCAGGCGACGAGGACCAGCAGGACCGGGATGATGCTGGTCTGCCCGAGGTAGAGCGTGTTACGCACGGGCAGCGACAGCATGAGGAGGCTGATCGCGACGGGCGCGGCGAACAGAGAGGTGCGGCGGCCGACCGGCCGGGGCAGGGCGCGGGCGACGACGAGGCCGAGGGCGACGACCAGGAGCAGGGTGCCGAAGGTCCAGCCCCAGCCGAGGGCCTGTTCGGCGGCACGGGTGAGGGGCTTCAGGACAAGTCCCCCGAACGGGGTACCGGTGAACTGCGTCGAGTCGTACAGGGAACCCTTCACATGCAGGACGCCGTCCGGGCCGACCCAGGTCTCCAGGTCCGTCAGCCGCTCGCCTCTGGGGGTGCTGAGGACGACGGCGACCTGTCTCGCGGCGAGGACGGCCGCCACCAGCCACAGCGCGAGCCTGGCCGCGCGCAGTCGCGCCTGGATCTCGGTGGTCCCACTGTCCGCGTTCGCCACGCCTCGTGGCCTCCCGTCCCGCTCGTCCACGGTTCCGTGAGGGGGGACGCAGGCAACCCCCCATTCACCTGACGTGCGCCCACCTTTTGTCCGAATGACGATAGTCCGCCCCGGGTGCCGTCGCGTGCGCAGGCGCGAGATGGATCACATGCGTGGCGGGAAGACGCGTCCGTGACCAGGCACGGGGTACCTGCATACAGCACGTTTATGTACGTTCCGCGACCGGACTTGTGCCGCACGTGAACCCGGCAAGTCCCCCTATGGTCGTTTTTTGCCCTTGTCCCCGTCGAAAGGCAGGCGAGCGAAGTTTTGCCGAGTGCCCCCGCCCCCTCCTCCCCCGCCCCCGCCCGTCCCGTCCGCGCCTCTCGCGGTCCCGACACCGCCGACGCCGTCACCGTCGACCCGGCCCTGGTGAAGCGTGCCGTGAAGGCAGCCGCGCTGGGCAACGCCATGGAGTGGTTCGACTTCGGTGTCTACAGCTACATCGCGGTCACCCTGGGCAAGGTCTTCTTCCCGTCCGGCAGTGCGACCGTCCAGCTCCTGTCCACCTTCGGCGCCTTCGCCGCGGCCTTCTTGGTCCGCCCGCTGGGCGGTCTGGTCTTCGGCCCGCTGGGCGACCGCGTGGGCCGCCAGAAGGTCCTCGCCGTGACCATGATCATGATGGCGGCCGGCACCTTCGCCATCGGCCTGATCCCGTCGTACGCCACGATCGGCGTCGGCGCCCCGCTGCTGCTCCTGGCCGCCCGTCTGGTCCAGGGCTTCTCGACCGGCGGCGAGTACGCGGGCGCGTCCACCTTCATCGCCGAGTACTCCCCCGACAAGAAGCGCGGCTTCCTCGGCAGCTGGTTGGAGTTCGGCACGTTGGCCGGTTACATCGCCGGCGCGGGCCTGGTCACCCTGATGACGGCCCTGCTGTCCACCGAGGACCTGGTGTCCTGGGGCTGGCGGATCCCGTTCCTGATCGCGGGCCCGATGGGCGCCATCGGCCTCTATCTGCGGCTGCGCCTGGAAGAGACCCCGGCGTTCGCGGCCGAGGCGGAGAAGGCCGAGTCGAGCCGCCCGAAGGTCCCGCTGCGCGAGATGATCACCGGTCAGTGGCGGGCCCTGCTGCTCTGCGTGGGCCTGGTCCTGGTCTTCAACGTCACCGACTACATGCTGCTGTCGTACATGCCGAGCTATCTGACCAGCGAGCTCAAGTACGACGAGACGCACGGCCTGCTGGTCGTCCTCGCCGTGATGGCACTGATGATGGTCGTCCAGCCCTTCGCCGGCGCGCTGAGCGACCGCGTCGGCCGCCGCCCGGTGATCGCCGCGGGCTGCGCGGGATTCCTGCTCCTGTCGGTACCGGCCCTGCTGCTGATCCGCCAGGGCAGCCTGCTCGCGATCGCGCTCGGCATGGGCGCGCTGGGCCTGCTCCTGGTCTGCTTCACGGCGGCGATGCCGTCCGCACTGCCGGCGCTGTTCCCGACCCGGGTGCGCTACGGCTCCCTCTCGGTCGGCTTCAACGTCTCGGTGTCCCTCTTCGGCGGCACGACCCCGCTGGCGGTGACCGCGCTGATCGGCGCGACCGGGAACATGATGATGCCCGCCTACTACATGATGGCCGCGGCCGTCGTCGGCGGTGTGGCGGTGTGGTTCATGACGGAGTCCGCGGGCCGGCCGCTGCCCGGCTCACCGCCTCAGCGGTAATTCCCTGACAGGAGTCGGGAGCACACCTATATTCATTAGCGCAACTAGTTAGCTGACCTAACTAGGCTTATGAAAGGCATAGGTGTATGAGCGAGTCGCAGTTCTGGGACGACGTCGACGACTACTTCACCGCCCACCTCGCCCCGGAGGACGAAGCACTCCGGGCGGCCTTGCGCGACAGCGAGGCCGCCGGTCTCCCGGCCATCGCCGTCACGGCGCCGCAGGGCAAGCTCCTCCAGCTCCTGGCCCAGATCCAGGGCGCCCGCACGATCCTGGAACTCGGCACGCTCGGCGGCTACAGCACGATCTGGATGGCCCGCGCCCTGCCCGCCGACGGCCGCCTGGTCTCACTGGAGTACAGCCCGAAGAACGCCGAGGTCGCGACCCGCAACCTCGCCCGCGCGGGCCTCGACAAGGTCGTCGAGGTACGTGTCGGCCCCGCCCTGGAGTCCCTCCCCCGGCTGGCCGACGAGAACCCGCCCCCCTTCGACCTCGTCTTCATCGACGCCGACAAGGCCAACAACCCGCACTACGTGGAGTGGGCGCTCAAGCTCACCGCCGCGGGCAGCCTGATCGTGGTGGACAACGTCGTACGGGGCGGCCGGGTGGCCGACCCCGACAACCCCGCCCCCGACGTCCGGGGCACCCGCACCGCGCTCGAACTGATCGGCCGGCACCCGAGGCTGAGCGCCACGGCCATCCAGACGGTGGGCAGCAAGGGTTACGACGGTTTCGCGCTGGCGCGGGTGCTGTCCTGACCCGCGGCGCTCAGATCTCGTGGTAGAAGCCGACGTTGACGCTGCGCGGGGCGGTGCGGTCGCGGATGACGATCTCTCCGTTGCCGCCCCGGGGCAGGGTCACGGAGCCGCCGTACACCAGCGGCTGCGCGTAGGCGCCGGCCACGAGCTGCACCTCGGACGAGGGATCGGGCTGCGAGCCCTGGAGCCAGGTCACCTGCCAGACGCCCTCGGGCCCGCACAGGAACTCCAGATGCACCCGGGAGACGAACAGCCAGTCGTCGGGGGTCGCGAGCCGGCACACGGACTTGTCCCGGCCCACCCGCAGCACGGTGCCCGGGTCACTGGGCGCGTCGGCCATCTGCATCCCGGCCGTGGCACCCTCCTCCGCCGCGGTGACGACGGCCATGGTGAGTTCGAGCACGTGCGCTCCTCCTGAAGGTTCCTTGCGCGGCAACCCCGTTGACCTGCCGCCGCCGCATGATAAATCGCCCGGCACGGCGGTGTCCGGCGCAAGGCACGCAAGACCGGCCTGCCGCCCGAGTCCGGGCGACAGGCCGGTCGTACGCGTGAACGAGGCGTCAGCTGTGCAGCAACCGCTCCGTCAGTTCGCGGTAGTCCCGCAGTGCCAGCCGGAGTTGCTCGGTGTCACCGGCGGCAACGGCCTTGTCCTGGCCGCCGTCGCCACCCTGCCAGGAGTTGCGCAGGGTGTGCCGACGCTGCTTGACGGCGTCGGCGAAGCGGGCGGCGACCTCCTCCAGCACATGGTCGGCCTCCTCGACGGCGGAGCGGGGCTCGTCCACGAACCCGGCCACGGCGTGCTGGAGCCGCATGCTGAGCTTGTCGGACTCCTCGTGCGGCAGCAGCCGCGCCTCACGCCCGTGGGATCCGCCCACGCCGGGTCCGACACCTCCCACGCCATCGGAACCGGCGTCGCCCCCCCGCCCGTTCTCACGGCCGAGACCGGAGGTCTTGTCACGCTCTGCGGCACCGAGACCGGAGGTCTTGTCACGCCCGGCGGCACCGAGACCGGAGCTTTCGTCACGACGTGCGGCACCGAGACCGGAGCCCTCGTCACGACGTGCGGCACCGAGACCGGAGCCCTTGTCGCCGCCGACCGCCGGGTCCGGGTCTCCGGCGAAGCCGCCCTCACCGCCGGTCTCGGGGTCCCGCCGCTCACCGCGAGGCGTACCCGCCGCACGGTCGAGGTCCGGCGCCTCGGTCTCGGTGGGCGTCACCAGGGGGCTGTGCGAACCCGCGGGGTCGTTGCCCGTGCCCCTGCCGATCTTTCCCGCACCCCGTGCCCCGTCGGCGCCCGGCCTGCTCGTGGCATCCGTCATGTCGCTCAACTTCCCTTCGCGTGACGCCTGTTGGTTGCCCACGGCTGGTGGCCCCGGCTGTCGGTGCGACCGTCACGGGGCCGGCCCGCACTCAGGTGGGACTCGTCGGTGGGTGTCCGGGACTCCTCGCGGCTGCTCGGCGGGCCGACGAGGTCCTCGAAGAGGGCCCGCGCCTCGACCATGGCGGCGCGCATGTCCTCGGTGTCGGTCCGGCCGTCGCCGTCCTGCCGGGTGTTCGCGCCCGCACCGGCCACCACGTGCACCCGCCGGTAGCCGTGGACGTGGTGCGCGTGATGCACCGACAGCGCGTTGAACTGTTCCTCGTACTGCCCGCCGCCGGGGAAGCCCCGGGCCTCGGCGAGCTCGGCGAGCAGCCGGTCCGCCTCGGCGACGGCCTCTCGGGGCGAGTCGACGAAGCGTTCCTGGGCGGCCGTCCAGCGGTCTTCGTACCGCTGGCGCTCCGCCGCTTCGAGCGGCTGCTCGCGCAGGGATCCATGCCGCTCCACGCGTTCGGTGAGTTCGCGTTCGGCAGCCTTCTCGTCCCCGTCGTGCCGGGCCACGACACGGTCGTACTCGGGCCCGAAGCGACGCTTCAGGCCCCGGCCGTGCTGCGGACCCCGGCTACGCAGGGTCAGTACGGCCGCCACGACGAGGACGGCCGCCACGATCACGATCAGAGCGATGATCAGGCCTGTTGACATGCCAGCCGGGTTGCCGTCAACAATTAATTCAAACCACCTCCGCATATGTGTAGGCGACAATCAGGCCATGACCTGGACCGTCACCCCGGAGCCCCCCGACTCCCCCACGGCAGCGGCACTCTGGCGCGCCTACTACACGGAGGTCAGCGACCGCTACTACCTCCTCCACGAGAACCGCAGGACGGACCCGGTCGAGCTGGAGAGGGAGGTGGCCGGCCACACGGGCAGCGAACTGACCCCTCCGACAGGCCAGTTGCTGGTGGCCCGATACGCGGGCGAACCGGCCGGCACGGCGGGCGTGCGCCTGCGCCACGACGGGAGCGCCGAGCTCACCAGGGTCTACCTGCACAAGGAGATGCGCGGCAAGGGCGGCGCGGTGCTCCTCGTCGAAGCGGCGGAGTCCGCGGCCCGGGCCCTGGGCGCCACCTGCCTGCTCCTGGAGACCCGCAAGGACCTCACCGAGGCCGTGGCCCTGTACAGAAGGCTCGGCTACACGGACGCGGAGCCGTACAGCGACGACATCTACGCGGACCACACCCTGGGCAAGACGCTGTAGCCAGGACGGCCCGCGAGCCGCGTACGGACGCCCCCAGGTCGCCCGCCGTCACGTCACAGCCGAGCCGTACCGCCCTCGTGCGGCTGCTCCCGGTCCGACCCGCACAGCTCGTCGTTCAGGTCCTTCACCAGCTGCGCCAGATCGGTGGGCCGATCAGGCCCCCACCAGTCCCCCAGCAGCTCCCCCAGCGACGCCTCCCGAGCCGCCGCGAGCCGCTCCGCGACCTCCCGTCCCGAGTCGGTGAGCAGCAGATCCAGCCCCTCCCTGGTCGCCAGCCCGCGCTCCTCCACCTGCCGCGCCGCCTCGATGATCACGCTCAGCGGCACGGACGTGCGCTCGGCGAGCACCGCCGGCTCCGCCCAGCCGTACTTCCGCACCCGCAGCACCAGCCAGCTGGAGGCGGGCAGCAGGTCGTACCCGGCCCGCTCGGTGATCTCCCGGTAGATCTCACGCCGCCCCTCGCGGGTCCCGAGCACCGACAGCGCCCGGCACACCTCGTCGTACGACGACCGCTCCACGGGGTTGCTGGCCAGTGTCTCGGTGACGTCGGGCGCCGTGACCGACCCGCGCAGCCGGTCCTCCTTGAGGAACCAGGCGAGCACGAACCCGACGAACGCGACGGGCGCGGCGTAGAGGAAGACGTCGGTGATCGAGGAGGCGTACGCGTGCAGCGCCTCGGGCCGCAGGGAGCCCGGCAGCTCCGCGAGCCCGCGGGAGTCCGCCTCGAGCCCCGACACCGAGACTCCGGGCGGCAGTTGGGCCCCTCGCAGGGCCTCGGCCAGTTTGTCCCCGAGCCGGTTCGCGAAGACCGTGCCGAAGATGGCCACGCCGAAGGACGCCCCGATGGACCGGAAGAAGGTCGCACCGGACGTGGCGACGCCGAGGTCCTCGTAGGACACGGCGTTCTGCACGATCAGCACCAGGACCTGCATGACCAGTCCGAGCCCCAGCCCGAACACACAGAAGTACGCGCTCATCACCCAGGTGGAACTGGACTCGTCGAGCCGGTGCAGAAGCAGCAGCCCCAGCGTGGTGACCGCGGTCCCGGCCACCGGGAACACCTTCCAGCGCCCGGTACGGCTGACGATCTGCCCGGACACGGTCGAGGACAGCAGCAGCCC is a genomic window containing:
- the proP gene encoding glycine betaine/L-proline transporter ProP; translation: MPSAPAPSSPAPARPVRASRGPDTADAVTVDPALVKRAVKAAALGNAMEWFDFGVYSYIAVTLGKVFFPSGSATVQLLSTFGAFAAAFLVRPLGGLVFGPLGDRVGRQKVLAVTMIMMAAGTFAIGLIPSYATIGVGAPLLLLAARLVQGFSTGGEYAGASTFIAEYSPDKKRGFLGSWLEFGTLAGYIAGAGLVTLMTALLSTEDLVSWGWRIPFLIAGPMGAIGLYLRLRLEETPAFAAEAEKAESSRPKVPLREMITGQWRALLLCVGLVLVFNVTDYMLLSYMPSYLTSELKYDETHGLLVVLAVMALMMVVQPFAGALSDRVGRRPVIAAGCAGFLLLSVPALLLIRQGSLLAIALGMGALGLLLVCFTAAMPSALPALFPTRVRYGSLSVGFNVSVSLFGGTTPLAVTALIGATGNMMMPAYYMMAAAVVGGVAVWFMTESAGRPLPGSPPQR
- a CDS encoding MDR family MFS transporter; the protein is MAADAHGMTEGVRDAREHHVSGNVLVSIGALLLGMLLAALDQTIVSTALPTIVSELGGMEHLSWVVTAYLLASTAATPLWGKLGDQYGRKRLFQTAIVIFLIGSALCGMAQDMTQLIAFRALQGLGGGGLMVLSMAIVGDLVPPRERGRYQGLFGAVFGATSVLGPLLGGLFTEHLSWRWVFYVNLPVGVVALAVIAVVLRIPRRSAKHVIDYLGTFLIAAVATCLVLVASLGGNTWAWASPQIVGLAVLGALLAVAFVAVERRAAEPVLPLKLFRVRTFTLSAVISFIVGFAMFGAMTYLPTFLQVVQGVSPTMSGVHMLPMVFGLLLSSTVSGQIVSRTGRWKVFPVAGTAVTTLGLLLLHRLDESSSTWVMSAYFCVFGLGLGLVMQVLVLIVQNAVSYEDLGVATSGATFFRSIGASFGVAIFGTVFANRLGDKLAEALRGAQLPPGVSVSGLEADSRGLAELPGSLRPEALHAYASSITDVFLYAAPVAFVGFVLAWFLKEDRLRGSVTAPDVTETLASNPVERSSYDEVCRALSVLGTREGRREIYREITERAGYDLLPASSWLVLRVRKYGWAEPAVLAERTSVPLSVIIEAARQVEERGLATREGLDLLLTDSGREVAERLAAAREASLGELLGDWWGPDRPTDLAQLVKDLNDELCGSDREQPHEGGTARL
- a CDS encoding bifunctional glycosyltransferase 87/phosphatase PAP2 family protein, giving the protein MANADSGTTEIQARLRAARLALWLVAAVLAARQVAVVLSTPRGERLTDLETWVGPDGVLHVKGSLYDSTQFTGTPFGGLVLKPLTRAAEQALGWGWTFGTLLLVVALGLVVARALPRPVGRRTSLFAAPVAISLLMLSLPVRNTLYLGQTSIIPVLLVLVACFAVREERVGGLLVGLAAALQPTVLLFAPLLWFTGRRRAALTAGATFAGSTALAWAALPHDSYTYWVHHIAGTGLGGAADDLANQSLHGLLLRLGMTGPPEISLFLALGAAVAALGVRRAVRYARDGQLLLAVAITGCAAIAVSPTTWQHQLLWVLLAVVGRVGKRASDRYVWPVAVVVVMTLPAGMLLPHIAALYPLRDNMVLLAALAAATVIPFLPRTSPYYRTPIPTRYAAPVPTRFRRVPLLPFLRRVLTRPNLLLELLLIRVTYAAYQQVRLAATGGSNSAGRATAEKHGQQILDLERLLHIDIEHWANHAVVKVDWLRNFFDFYYESFHFVVPLSVLAVLYWRRPVDYRWARASLGFATLLALVGFWLYPLAPPRLMPALGIIDTVHGVQDFSKPDYGTLTALTNQYAAMPSLHFGWSLWCGVVIAIVAPRWWMKALGLLHPFFTVSAIVATGNHWVLDAVGGAAVVAGGFGLSYLFQGPRARTVAAAAEAEEERELAKR
- a CDS encoding O-methyltransferase — its product is MSESQFWDDVDDYFTAHLAPEDEALRAALRDSEAAGLPAIAVTAPQGKLLQLLAQIQGARTILELGTLGGYSTIWMARALPADGRLVSLEYSPKNAEVATRNLARAGLDKVVEVRVGPALESLPRLADENPPPFDLVFIDADKANNPHYVEWALKLTAAGSLIVVDNVVRGGRVADPDNPAPDVRGTRTALELIGRHPRLSATAIQTVGSKGYDGFALARVLS
- a CDS encoding GNAT family N-acetyltransferase — translated: MTWTVTPEPPDSPTAAALWRAYYTEVSDRYYLLHENRRTDPVELEREVAGHTGSELTPPTGQLLVARYAGEPAGTAGVRLRHDGSAELTRVYLHKEMRGKGGAVLLVEAAESAARALGATCLLLETRKDLTEAVALYRRLGYTDAEPYSDDIYADHTLGKTL